In a genomic window of Allomeiothermus silvanus DSM 9946:
- a CDS encoding YgaP family membrane protein, producing the protein MGLCSKQEGGDDEREREGTLDRIVRLMLTVGLFYLAFTLSDTWAIVTDELGVVMLATAALGYCSLYALLVISTCPVRTDSVIGQFVTA; encoded by the coding sequence CTGGGTTTATGCTCAAAGCAAGAAGGAGGAGACGATGAACGTGAACGAGAGGGAACCCTCGACCGGATCGTTCGGCTGATGCTAACGGTAGGCTTGTTCTACCTGGCTTTCACCCTGAGCGATACCTGGGCCATCGTGACTGACGAGCTAGGGGTGGTGATGCTGGCGACGGCAGCCCTCGGCTACTGCTCACTTTACGCACTGCTTGTGATTAGCACCTGCCCAGTGCGTACGGATTCCGTAATAGGGCAATTTGTAACTGCTTAG
- a CDS encoding YgaP family membrane protein: MAPNVGSTDRMVRYLLVVVFAVIALFFVAGIWKWVFGLLAVVMLVTATTNFCPIWAALGINTRRKAG; the protein is encoded by the coding sequence ATGGCTCCTAATGTCGGCAGTACAGATCGGATGGTGCGTTATCTGCTGGTGGTGGTGTTTGCAGTAATCGCTCTGTTCTTTGTGGCGGGCATCTGGAAGTGGGTGTTCGGGCTCTTAGCGGTAGTTATGCTGGTTACCGCGACCACCAACTTTTGCCCTATTTGGGCAGCTTTAGGGATCAATACCCGCCGCAAAGCAGGCTGA
- the folP gene encoding dihydropteroate synthase produces MLHLSGHSLDLSRARLMGILNLTPDSFSDGGKYLKPEAAIARAREMIAEGADLLDLGGESTRPGALPVSLEEEKRRVLPVLEALLPLGIPLSIDTRKPEVAAEALAMGAHLLNDVTGLRDGRMLELCARYQVPAVIMHMPVPDPATMQQHAEYTDVVAEVKAFLSAQAQKALAAGVPQVVLDPGFGFGKKVEGNLELVRHLDQLVELGHPVLLGASRKRTIGELTGVEKPEDRVVGSVAMHLYGVMKGARILRVHDVKAHREALDVWEALAL; encoded by the coding sequence ATGCTACACCTGAGCGGGCATAGTTTGGATTTGTCTCGAGCCCGATTGATGGGCATTCTGAACCTCACCCCAGACTCGTTTTCCGATGGCGGGAAGTACCTGAAACCCGAAGCGGCCATCGCTCGAGCCCGCGAGATGATCGCTGAGGGCGCGGACCTCCTCGATCTCGGCGGGGAGTCTACCCGCCCCGGAGCCCTTCCGGTGTCGCTGGAGGAGGAAAAGAGGCGGGTGCTGCCGGTCCTCGAGGCCCTGCTCCCGCTAGGTATCCCGCTCAGCATCGATACCCGCAAGCCGGAGGTCGCCGCCGAAGCCCTGGCCATGGGAGCCCACCTGCTCAACGACGTGACTGGGCTGCGCGATGGGCGGATGCTCGAGCTTTGCGCTAGATATCAGGTCCCGGCAGTCATCATGCACATGCCGGTACCTGACCCCGCCACCATGCAGCAGCACGCCGAGTACACCGACGTGGTGGCGGAGGTCAAGGCGTTTTTGTCGGCCCAGGCTCAGAAAGCCCTGGCCGCCGGGGTTCCTCAGGTGGTGCTCGATCCGGGGTTCGGGTTCGGCAAGAAGGTGGAGGGGAACCTCGAGTTGGTGCGTCACCTGGATCAACTGGTGGAACTGGGGCATCCGGTGCTGCTCGGAGCCAGCCGCAAGCGCACGATCGGGGAACTCACCGGGGTCGAGAAACCCGAGGACCGAGTAGTGGGTTCGGTGGCGATGCACCTGTACGGGGTGATGAAAGGAGCCCGCATCTTGCGCGTTCATGATGTGAAGGCCCACCGAGAGGCCCTGGACGTTTGGGAGGCGTTGGCTTTATGA
- a CDS encoding MFS transporter, with translation MPREITSLNEQEKVFAFIGVLGVLFLASLNLTVVGPAMPRVIAELGGLQYYAWAFIGYSLTSTLAVLVSGKLSDLYGRKPLILVGIVVFAIGSVLTGFAQSMLELILSRGFQGIGGGMLMSMAFTTIGDIFSPLERGRYQGYTGAVWGLSSVVGPLVGGFLTDHVGWRWVFFVNLPFAAAALWVITRYLPARRDSPSRWGTVPVHLETWSRGFHRVVRWVKLQTNTRGIRPAKAGREALPYAC, from the coding sequence ATGCCTAGGGAAATCACCTCCTTGAACGAGCAGGAGAAGGTATTCGCTTTCATAGGCGTACTGGGAGTGCTTTTCCTGGCTTCTCTAAACCTCACCGTGGTGGGCCCCGCTATGCCCCGGGTGATCGCCGAGCTAGGCGGGTTGCAATACTATGCCTGGGCGTTCATCGGTTATTCCCTCACCTCCACTTTGGCCGTGCTGGTCAGCGGCAAGCTTTCCGATCTTTATGGGCGCAAGCCGCTGATCTTAGTGGGCATCGTGGTCTTTGCCATAGGCTCGGTGCTCACCGGCTTTGCACAGAGCATGCTCGAGCTGATCCTCTCCCGCGGCTTCCAGGGCATCGGGGGCGGAATGCTGATGAGCATGGCCTTTACCACCATCGGCGACATCTTCTCCCCCCTCGAGCGCGGGCGTTACCAGGGCTACACCGGGGCGGTGTGGGGGCTCTCCAGCGTGGTGGGTCCCCTCGTGGGGGGTTTCCTCACCGATCACGTGGGCTGGCGCTGGGTGTTTTTCGTCAATCTTCCCTTTGCTGCTGCTGCTCTATGGGTGATCACCCGCTACTTGCCCGCCCGCCGCGATAGCCCGTCCCGATGGGGGACCGTCCCCGTGCACCTTGAAACTTGGAGTAGGGGGTTCCATCGGGTAGTCCGATGGGTAAAACTCCAAACGAACACCCGTGGCATCCGCCCCGCCAAGGCGGGGCGGGAAGCATTGCCATACGCCTGCTGA
- a CDS encoding electron transfer flavoprotein subunit alpha/FixB family protein, with protein MILVVLEHDGTRLRKGALEAITRARGLNAIAGSVAGVLIGENLSAVAEEARKYVNALYIAEVGPYTAEKWAAAAYAAQQKAGAQVVVASGSRQGRSWTPRLAFKMGAALLEDTLETSTDGSKVIATRYSFLNRVTEKQAAALPVVITAKPNTTPLAEPLGTEGSVEALSVELPAQKVEVLERVVEQKKGVSLSEATVVVTGGRGLGSPEAFAKVEELADLLGGAVGATRAVVDAGWRPYSEQVGQTGKVVQPGVYIALGVSGAVQHQAGMNKSKYIVAVNKDAEAPIFKIADYGVVGDVHQVLPALIEAAKKLKD; from the coding sequence ATGATTTTAGTCGTACTCGAACACGATGGAACCCGGCTGCGTAAAGGCGCCCTCGAGGCCATCACCCGCGCTCGAGGGCTCAATGCCATCGCCGGAAGCGTAGCTGGGGTGTTGATCGGAGAAAACCTCTCGGCGGTGGCTGAGGAGGCCAGGAAGTACGTCAACGCCCTCTACATAGCCGAGGTCGGCCCCTACACCGCCGAGAAGTGGGCGGCAGCGGCCTACGCCGCGCAGCAGAAGGCCGGGGCGCAGGTGGTAGTGGCTAGCGGCAGCCGCCAGGGGCGCTCGTGGACCCCCCGGTTGGCGTTCAAGATGGGGGCCGCGCTGCTCGAGGACACCCTCGAGACCAGCACCGACGGCTCTAAGGTCATCGCCACCCGCTACAGCTTCTTGAATCGCGTCACCGAGAAGCAAGCCGCCGCGCTCCCGGTGGTTATCACCGCCAAGCCCAATACCACCCCCCTGGCTGAGCCACTGGGCACGGAGGGCAGTGTGGAAGCCTTGAGCGTCGAACTTCCCGCGCAGAAGGTGGAGGTGCTCGAGCGGGTGGTGGAGCAGAAGAAGGGGGTCTCCCTCAGCGAAGCCACGGTGGTGGTAACCGGCGGGCGTGGGCTGGGTAGCCCCGAGGCCTTTGCCAAGGTGGAAGAACTAGCCGATCTGCTGGGAGGAGCGGTAGGGGCGACCCGCGCGGTGGTAGATGCAGGCTGGCGGCCCTATAGCGAGCAGGTGGGGCAGACCGGTAAGGTGGTGCAGCCAGGCGTCTACATCGCCCTAGGGGTCTCAGGTGCGGTGCAGCACCAGGCCGGGATGAACAAGAGCAAGTACATCGTGGCGGTGAACAAAGACGCCGAGGCCCCGATCTTCAAGATCGCCGACTACGGGGTAGTGGGCGACGTGCACCAGGTGCTTCCGGCGCTGATCGAGGCGGCCAAGAAGCTGAAGGACTAG
- a CDS encoding acyl-CoA dehydrogenase family protein, whose amino-acid sequence MPIDFTLTDEQKQLQALARRFAKEQIAPVASEYDAKEEVPWAVIEKLFEVGLLNAIIPEEYGGLGLGMLEEVIIGEELAWGCMGIYTIPMASDLGITPVLLAGTYEQKQRFFSKLTAKPALAAFALSEPGNGSDAAALRTRAVRDGDYYILNGTKTWISNGGEAEWVVVFATINPEARHKGVVALVVEKGTPGFKANKLHGKMGQRASGTYELVFEDCRVPVANLLGQEGDGFKIAMNTLDKTRIPVAAGSIGVARRALDEASKYAREREAFGKPIAEFQAIQFKLAEMLMGIETARAYTYYAAWLTDQGLPQAHAAAIAKAYASEIAFEAANQAIQIHGGYGYMREYPVEKLLRDVKLNQIYEGTNEIQRLIIARHILKG is encoded by the coding sequence ATGCCGATAGATTTCACCCTCACCGACGAACAGAAGCAACTCCAGGCCCTGGCCCGGCGCTTTGCCAAAGAGCAGATTGCGCCCGTTGCCAGCGAGTACGACGCCAAGGAAGAAGTCCCCTGGGCAGTGATCGAGAAGCTTTTCGAAGTGGGCTTGCTCAACGCCATCATCCCCGAGGAGTACGGGGGGTTGGGACTAGGGATGCTCGAGGAGGTGATCATCGGGGAGGAGCTGGCCTGGGGCTGCATGGGCATCTACACCATCCCCATGGCCTCCGACTTGGGTATTACCCCGGTGCTGTTGGCGGGCACCTACGAGCAGAAGCAGCGCTTCTTTAGCAAGCTCACCGCAAAACCCGCCCTAGCCGCTTTTGCCCTCAGCGAGCCGGGTAACGGCTCGGATGCTGCGGCGCTGCGTACTAGAGCCGTGCGGGACGGCGACTATTACATCTTGAACGGCACCAAGACCTGGATCAGCAATGGGGGAGAGGCCGAGTGGGTGGTGGTTTTCGCAACAATTAACCCCGAGGCCCGCCACAAGGGTGTGGTAGCCCTGGTGGTCGAGAAGGGCACCCCCGGCTTCAAGGCCAACAAGCTCCACGGCAAGATGGGTCAGCGGGCTAGCGGAACCTACGAGCTAGTCTTCGAGGACTGCCGGGTTCCGGTGGCAAACCTGCTAGGGCAGGAGGGGGATGGCTTCAAGATCGCCATGAACACCCTGGACAAGACCCGTATCCCGGTGGCGGCAGGCTCCATTGGGGTGGCGCGGCGGGCCCTGGACGAAGCCAGCAAGTACGCGCGTGAGCGCGAGGCCTTCGGCAAGCCCATCGCTGAGTTCCAGGCCATTCAGTTCAAGTTGGCCGAGATGCTCATGGGGATTGAGACCGCGCGGGCGTATACCTATTACGCTGCCTGGCTCACGGACCAAGGATTGCCCCAGGCCCACGCCGCTGCCATCGCCAAAGCCTACGCTTCGGAGATCGCCTTTGAGGCCGCTAACCAGGCTATCCAGATCCACGGCGGATACGGCTATATGCGCGAATACCCTGTCGAGAAGCTCTTGCGCGACGTGAAGCTTAACCAGATCTATGAGGGAACCAACGAGATTCAGCGCCTCATCATCGCCCGGCACATCCTGAAGGGGTGA
- a CDS encoding cupin domain-containing protein, giving the protein MENPWKKFVPQSPTRQGSAEYFSGLVYISELIQSPQPMSLQVYRVMFTPGARTAWHTHPKGQILHVESGIGWFQRRGEGVLEIKAGDTIYIPPGEEHWHGASATYAMVHLALQASENGVAVHWLEHVSEEEYRL; this is encoded by the coding sequence ATGGAAAACCCCTGGAAGAAGTTCGTCCCGCAAAGCCCCACCCGGCAAGGCTCTGCCGAGTACTTCAGCGGGCTGGTCTACATCAGCGAGCTGATCCAGAGCCCCCAACCGATGAGCCTACAGGTCTACCGGGTGATGTTTACCCCCGGCGCCCGCACCGCCTGGCACACCCACCCCAAGGGGCAGATCCTGCACGTGGAGAGCGGGATCGGCTGGTTCCAGCGGCGGGGGGAAGGGGTGCTCGAGATCAAGGCGGGCGATACGATCTATATCCCGCCCGGTGAGGAGCACTGGCACGGAGCTTCTGCTACCTATGCGATGGTGCACCTGGCCCTACAGGCCAGCGAGAACGGAGTAGCGGTACACTGGCTCGAGCACGTCTCGGAGGAGGAGTATAGGCTCTGA
- a CDS encoding 4-fold beta flower protein, whose translation MRTVLWDKNGEPILYHTGSGVVYTLANQPVGVLLEPGAGGYREVVDFMGRHHGWYRDGLMWDCEGYLFAFRKGVSAPLELPPAKPIRATLKPVPAPGYPLSLPSPLPQFKPKWSQYDVGSFFGIEKEVK comes from the coding sequence GTGCGTACTGTCCTGTGGGACAAAAACGGTGAGCCAATCCTCTACCATACCGGGAGTGGGGTGGTCTACACCCTGGCGAACCAGCCGGTAGGGGTGCTGCTCGAGCCGGGGGCGGGCGGTTACCGCGAGGTCGTAGACTTCATGGGTAGGCATCACGGCTGGTATCGGGACGGGCTCATGTGGGATTGCGAGGGGTATCTTTTTGCCTTTCGCAAAGGGGTTTCAGCCCCGCTGGAACTGCCTCCGGCCAAGCCCATCCGGGCTACGCTCAAACCCGTTCCCGCCCCCGGCTACCCGCTCTCCCTACCCTCTCCTTTGCCCCAGTTCAAGCCAAAGTGGAGCCAGTACGACGTGGGTTCGTTTTTCGGGATCGAGAAGGAGGTGAAGTAA
- the folB gene encoding dihydroneopterin aldolase: protein MGRIALLGLEFHAHHGVMPEEGRLGARFIVDVEMEVAFEGKGDRLEETVDYGKVYEAVASVVTRERFYLIEALADHLADTLMREFPRLEGLAVRIHKPHAPIAGVFRDVYAETWRSRR, encoded by the coding sequence ATGGGTCGGATTGCGCTACTAGGCCTCGAGTTCCACGCCCACCACGGGGTGATGCCCGAGGAGGGGCGGCTGGGGGCGCGCTTCATCGTGGACGTTGAGATGGAGGTAGCCTTCGAGGGCAAGGGGGACCGGCTCGAGGAGACCGTGGATTACGGCAAGGTGTACGAGGCGGTAGCCTCGGTAGTGACGCGGGAGCGGTTTTACCTCATCGAGGCTTTGGCTGATCACCTGGCGGATACGCTTATGCGGGAATTCCCCCGGCTCGAGGGGCTCGCCGTGCGCATCCACAAACCCCACGCGCCCATCGCCGGGGTGTTCCGCGACGTGTATGCTGAGACTTGGCGTTCACGCCGATGA
- a CDS encoding metalloregulator ArsR/SmtB family transcription factor has product METINQTLLGFFQALADANRLRIVGVLAQGPQTVEQISALLGLGMSTTSHHLRKLAKAGLVEARADGHYSVYSLRTQTLEELAKNLLSRETLPRLAGELDMDAYDRKVLETFTDAEGRITAIPSQNKKFLVLLRYVLEAFEKGQRYSEKEVNAILERYHEDTALLRRALVDYGYMQREGGGKAYWRVG; this is encoded by the coding sequence ATGGAAACGATCAACCAAACCCTGTTGGGCTTTTTCCAAGCGCTGGCCGACGCCAACCGCTTGCGTATCGTGGGAGTATTGGCTCAGGGGCCGCAGACCGTCGAGCAGATCTCGGCGCTGCTCGGCCTGGGGATGTCCACCACCTCGCACCACCTGCGCAAACTGGCCAAGGCCGGGCTGGTAGAGGCCAGAGCAGACGGTCACTACAGCGTGTACTCGCTGCGTACCCAGACGCTCGAGGAACTGGCCAAGAACCTCTTAAGCCGTGAGACCTTGCCCAGGCTGGCGGGGGAACTCGATATGGACGCCTACGACCGCAAGGTGCTGGAGACCTTCACCGACGCGGAGGGCCGGATCACCGCCATTCCCAGCCAGAACAAGAAGTTTTTAGTGCTGCTGCGGTACGTCCTCGAGGCCTTCGAGAAAGGCCAGCGCTACAGTGAGAAGGAGGTCAACGCAATCCTCGAGCGCTACCATGAGGACACCGCCCTGCTCCGCCGGGCTTTAGTGGACTATGGTTACATGCAGCGAGAAGGGGGTGGTAAAGCCTATTGGCGGGTGGGTTAG
- a CDS encoding enoyl-ACP reductase FabI has translation MVEIDLSGKRALVMGVTNEHSLAWPIAQKLREAGVSLAFSYQGERLREKLHKLTADIPGVLLYEVDVTNESALQAMFADLKEKWGSLDYLVHSIAYAPRPAMEGRFIETTAADWNIALQVSAYSLVAAAREAEPLLNPGGAIITLTYYAAEKVVPKYNVMAIAKAALEASVRYLAYELGPKNVRVNAVSAGAARTVAAMSIPGFRKMTAKYSAIAPLKRMITHEEVGNLGFYLLSPLSSGTTGQTVYVDAGYSIMGMDLSEGE, from the coding sequence ATGGTGGAGATTGATCTTTCCGGCAAACGTGCCCTGGTAATGGGCGTGACCAACGAACACAGCCTGGCCTGGCCGATCGCACAGAAGCTGCGGGAAGCCGGGGTGAGCTTGGCCTTCAGTTACCAAGGCGAGCGGCTGCGGGAGAAGCTGCACAAGCTTACCGCGGATATCCCTGGGGTGCTGCTATACGAGGTGGATGTAACGAACGAGTCAGCCCTCCAGGCCATGTTTGCCGACCTCAAGGAGAAGTGGGGGAGCCTTGATTACCTGGTGCACTCGATCGCTTATGCTCCCCGCCCGGCGATGGAGGGTCGCTTCATCGAGACCACCGCTGCCGACTGGAACATCGCCTTGCAGGTCTCGGCCTATTCGCTGGTGGCTGCGGCCCGTGAAGCTGAGCCCCTCTTGAACCCGGGTGGTGCAATCATCACCCTGACCTACTATGCCGCCGAGAAGGTGGTCCCCAAATATAACGTAATGGCCATTGCCAAGGCTGCGCTCGAGGCCAGCGTACGCTACCTAGCCTATGAACTTGGCCCCAAGAACGTGCGGGTCAACGCGGTGAGTGCGGGGGCGGCCCGTACCGTAGCGGCCATGAGCATTCCCGGTTTTCGCAAGATGACTGCTAAGTACAGCGCCATCGCCCCCCTTAAGCGCATGATCACCCACGAGGAAGTGGGCAACTTGGGCTTCTACCTGCTCTCGCCGCTCTCCTCGGGCACCACCGGACAGACGGTGTACGTAGATGCTGGCTATTCCATCATGGGGATGGATCTCTCGGAGGGCGAATAA
- a CDS encoding transposase, translating into MEPESGASLSLLVDGMDSEVMSWVLQEFQAWVGEGTAWVVLDYLPPYSPELQPAERMWPLVNEAVANRYFETLEAMMAVVAERCQVLSADPATVRKHTLFHWWPRMKEST; encoded by the coding sequence GTGGAACCGGAGAGCGGGGCCAGCCTGAGTCTGTTGGTAGATGGGATGGACAGCGAGGTGATGAGCTGGGTGCTGCAGGAGTTTCAGGCCTGGGTAGGGGAAGGGACAGCCTGGGTGGTGCTGGATTACCTGCCGCCCTATTCGCCGGAGCTACAACCGGCGGAGCGGATGTGGCCGTTGGTGAACGAGGCGGTGGCCAACCGGTACTTTGAGACGCTGGAGGCGATGATGGCGGTGGTGGCGGAGCGCTGTCAGGTGCTTTCGGCAGACCCGGCTACGGTACGCAAGCATACCCTCTTCCACTGGTGGCCCAGGATGAAGGAATCAACGTGA
- a CDS encoding helix-turn-helix transcriptional regulator, with protein MDTQKQLIEYLKQHGPSTVKELTQVLSVSENAVRHHLNALERGGWLCQERQAGKVGRPAVRYGLTVASEGLFPKRYPELLDAVLSQAEAEGLIERLLEGVAERMACELRAKLEGLEGEAKLAALLALLDYGDMLGVLEKTETGWELRAYNCLYYATGQKFVQVCDLPPKVIAKATGLESGRPFCQRDGQRACHFLIYERGK; from the coding sequence ATGGACACCCAGAAACAGTTGATCGAGTACCTCAAGCAACACGGCCCCAGCACCGTCAAGGAACTCACCCAGGTGCTTTCGGTGAGCGAGAACGCGGTGCGGCATCACCTGAACGCCCTCGAGCGCGGCGGTTGGTTGTGCCAAGAGCGGCAAGCGGGCAAGGTAGGCCGCCCAGCGGTGCGCTATGGGCTTACCGTGGCTTCCGAAGGGCTATTTCCTAAGCGCTACCCCGAACTGCTCGACGCGGTGCTCTCCCAGGCCGAAGCCGAGGGGCTGATCGAGCGGCTGTTGGAGGGCGTGGCCGAAAGAATGGCGTGTGAACTCCGGGCCAAGCTGGAAGGGCTCGAAGGAGAGGCCAAGCTCGCGGCCTTGCTTGCTTTGCTGGATTATGGCGACATGTTGGGCGTGCTCGAAAAAACCGAGACTGGTTGGGAACTCAGGGCCTACAACTGCCTTTACTATGCTACCGGGCAGAAGTTCGTCCAGGTCTGTGACTTGCCACCCAAGGTCATCGCGAAGGCTACCGGGCTCGAGTCGGGGCGGCCCTTCTGCCAGCGAGACGGGCAGCGGGCGTGCCATTTTTTGATCTATGAGCGGGGGAAATAG
- a CDS encoding electron transfer flavoprotein subunit beta/FixA family protein: MKFIAVIRQVPDNEAKLRIEGGRVSYEGATLILDQMDEWGVEEVIRLKEQHGGEAVIVALGPERFEEAIRTALAMGADRGVHLVTDATLDPITQAKALADTIRDEAPTLVFTGGQQSDWDSQALGAALAEALGWPVVTWTTHLELEGEGAYAKAKHDLDEGAEVVRVALPAVFTTQQGLNEPRYPTLPGIMKAKKKEIRKVPIAFEGKVEVLEQSIQERSRLGKLIDGTKDPVAAANELVRLLHEEAKVI; this comes from the coding sequence ATGAAGTTCATTGCGGTCATACGGCAAGTACCTGACAACGAAGCCAAGCTCCGTATCGAGGGGGGGCGGGTCAGCTACGAAGGCGCGACCTTGATCCTCGACCAGATGGACGAGTGGGGCGTAGAAGAGGTAATCCGGCTCAAGGAGCAGCACGGCGGCGAAGCGGTGATTGTGGCTTTGGGCCCGGAGCGCTTTGAGGAGGCCATCCGCACTGCCCTAGCGATGGGCGCGGACCGGGGCGTTCATCTCGTCACCGACGCGACCCTTGACCCCATCACCCAAGCCAAAGCCCTGGCCGATACCATCCGCGACGAGGCCCCTACCTTGGTCTTCACCGGCGGACAGCAATCCGACTGGGACTCACAGGCCCTGGGCGCGGCCCTCGCCGAGGCCTTGGGATGGCCGGTAGTAACCTGGACGACACACCTCGAACTCGAGGGTGAGGGTGCTTACGCTAAGGCCAAGCACGATCTCGACGAGGGGGCGGAGGTGGTGCGGGTAGCTCTTCCCGCCGTTTTTACCACCCAGCAAGGGCTCAACGAACCCCGCTACCCCACCCTGCCCGGTATTATGAAAGCCAAGAAGAAGGAGATCCGCAAAGTCCCTATCGCTTTCGAGGGCAAGGTGGAGGTGCTCGAGCAGAGCATCCAGGAGCGCTCTCGCTTGGGCAAGCTCATCGATGGAACTAAAGACCCCGTAGCTGCGGCCAACGAGCTAGTCCGGCTGCTGCACGAGGAAGCAAAAGTGATCTAG
- a CDS encoding DinB family protein produces the protein MIHPSRDFLDRFGDAEHCLKLLDRSRRELLRLAESLSDAQFYTRRKPEQWSPAEEMEHIALVEESGGKVIRMLRKVARGQMELPPAGPSGQTRPDGRLVAPPAVQPKGGLSRQEVLDRLRAVRERLLLEVAESKEGIAQPPTFCHPFFGELTALGWLQTLVYNEQHHLRQIKDRLHG, from the coding sequence ATGATCCATCCCTCCAGAGATTTCCTCGACCGTTTTGGCGACGCTGAGCACTGCCTGAAGCTTTTGGACCGCTCGAGGCGGGAGCTTTTGCGACTGGCCGAAAGCTTGAGTGACGCGCAGTTTTACACCCGGCGCAAGCCCGAGCAGTGGAGCCCCGCAGAGGAAATGGAACATATCGCTTTGGTGGAGGAGTCGGGCGGAAAGGTGATCCGGATGCTGCGGAAGGTGGCCCGAGGGCAGATGGAGCTTCCCCCTGCTGGGCCATCCGGCCAGACCCGGCCCGATGGCCGCCTGGTGGCTCCGCCGGCTGTCCAGCCCAAAGGAGGGCTCTCACGACAGGAGGTTCTCGACAGGTTGCGGGCAGTGCGGGAACGGCTGCTGCTCGAGGTCGCCGAAAGCAAAGAGGGGATTGCCCAGCCCCCTACTTTCTGCCATCCCTTTTTCGGGGAACTCACCGCTTTGGGCTGGCTACAAACCTTGGTCTATAACGAGCAGCACCATCTCAGGCAGATCAAGGATCGGTTGCATGGGTAA
- a CDS encoding MarR family winged helix-turn-helix transcriptional regulator, whose translation MDEQTLLELSSAILRLSRQIRAALDGPLEAALQLNFSEISVLRLIDQGVHSPSDLSRELQIPAPTISRTLNHLVERGLVERGVDPLNLRRFYLRLTPEGQKIRQKTRQIAHKVLTEHYGHVPEEVLEQALAALRALEPHLKEVQYA comes from the coding sequence GTGGACGAGCAAACCCTTCTCGAGCTTTCCTCGGCTATCCTTCGGCTCTCCCGACAGATTCGCGCCGCCCTAGACGGACCGCTCGAGGCTGCCCTGCAGCTCAACTTTAGCGAGATCAGCGTGCTGCGCCTCATCGACCAGGGGGTCCACAGCCCCAGCGACCTCTCGCGCGAGCTACAAATACCTGCCCCCACCATCAGCCGCACCCTCAACCACCTGGTAGAACGCGGACTCGTCGAGCGCGGGGTGGACCCCCTCAATCTGCGCCGCTTCTACTTGCGGCTTACCCCCGAAGGCCAGAAAATCCGCCAGAAAACCCGCCAGATCGCGCACAAGGTGCTTACCGAGCACTATGGGCACGTTCCCGAGGAGGTGCTTGAGCAGGCCTTGGCTGCTCTACGGGCGCTCGAGCCTCACTTGAAGGAGGTGCAGTATGCCTAG